The proteins below are encoded in one region of Christensenellaceae bacterium 44-20:
- the rpsG gene encoding 30S ribosomal protein S7, translated as MPRRGGVAKREVIADPIYKSKVVTKLINQIMLDGKRGTAQRICYDAFEIIEEKTGKDPMEVFEAAMENIMPVLEVKARRVGGATYQVPIEVRPERRQTLAIRWLVMFSGKRGERTMRERVAAEIMDAANNTGSSVKRKEDMHKMAEANRAFAHYRW; from the coding sequence ATGCCAAGACGTGGTGGAGTAGCAAAGCGGGAAGTTATTGCAGACCCGATTTATAAAAGCAAAGTTGTGACCAAGCTGATCAACCAGATCATGCTGGACGGCAAGCGCGGAACCGCGCAGCGCATCTGCTATGATGCGTTCGAGATCATCGAAGAGAAGACGGGCAAAGACCCCATGGAAGTGTTTGAGGCAGCCATGGAAAACATCATGCCTGTTCTGGAAGTCAAGGCGCGCCGGGTTGGCGGCGCGACGTACCAGGTGCCTATCGAAGTGCGCCCCGAGAGAAGACAAACCCTCGCCATCCGCTGGCTGGTGATGTTCTCGGGCAAGAGAGGCGAGCGCACCATGCGCGAGCGCGTGGCCGCAGAGATTATGGATGCCGCAAACAACACCGGCTCCAGTGTCAAGCGCAAAGAGGATATGCACAAGATGGCCGAGGCCAACAGAGCGTTTGCGCATTACCGTTGGTAG
- the fusA gene encoding elongation factor G, translating to MSKEFPLDKIRNIGIMAHIDAGKTTTTERILFYTGRTYKIGEVHDGAATMDWMEQEQERGITIQSAATTAEWKGHRINIIDTPGHVDFTVEVERSLRVLDGAVAVFCAKGGVEPQSETVWRQAEGYGVPRLCYVNKMDIMGADFYNVVDMIVDRLGANPVPLQLPIGKEADFIGIVDLINMKADLYDTDDATGAKFDVVDVPADMLEQAKEYREKLVEAAAEASDELMEKFFNGEELTREEIIAGLRKRTIAGEIVPVCCGSSYRNKGVQPMLDYVVELLPSPLDVPAITGTIPGTEDEDSRPADYDAPFSALAFKIMADPFVGKLAFFRVYSGKLAAGSYVYNSTKDRRERLGRIVKMHANHREEVEEVMAGDIAAAVGLKDVGTGDTLCDEKNPIILESMVFPDPVIRVAIEPKTKAGRDKMGVALMKLAEEDPTFKAYTDEETGQTIIAGMGELHLEIIVDRLLREYKVEATVGAPQVAYRETITKAVDSEGRYVRQSGGRGQFGHCKLHVEPQEPGAGYEFVNAIVGGAIPKEYIPSIDAGIQEAAKSGILGGYEVVDFKVTLVDGSYHEVDSSEMAFKIAGSMGIKAAFEKAACTLLEPMMKVEVVVPDEYLGDVLGNINARRGRVEGTEQRGNSQTIRGMVPLSEMFGYATDLRSRTQGRGNYTMQFSHYEPVPKNVAEKVTGKK from the coding sequence GTGTCCAAAGAATTCCCATTAGATAAAATTAGAAATATCGGCATCATGGCCCATATCGACGCGGGCAAAACCACGACGACCGAGCGTATTCTGTTCTATACCGGCCGGACGTATAAAATCGGCGAGGTGCACGATGGCGCCGCGACGATGGACTGGATGGAGCAGGAGCAGGAGAGAGGCATCACGATTCAGTCTGCCGCAACGACTGCCGAGTGGAAGGGCCACCGCATCAACATCATCGATACTCCCGGACACGTGGACTTCACGGTCGAGGTTGAGCGTTCCCTGCGCGTGCTGGACGGCGCTGTCGCCGTGTTCTGCGCAAAGGGCGGCGTTGAGCCCCAGTCCGAGACGGTTTGGCGCCAGGCCGAGGGCTATGGCGTTCCTCGCCTCTGCTATGTCAATAAGATGGATATCATGGGCGCGGATTTCTACAACGTCGTCGATATGATCGTCGACAGACTGGGCGCGAACCCGGTTCCGCTGCAGCTGCCCATCGGCAAAGAGGCTGATTTTATCGGCATTGTCGACCTGATCAACATGAAGGCCGATCTCTATGATACTGACGATGCTACCGGCGCCAAGTTCGACGTCGTGGATGTCCCGGCGGATATGCTGGAGCAGGCCAAGGAATACCGCGAGAAACTGGTCGAGGCGGCTGCCGAAGCCAGCGACGAGCTGATGGAGAAATTCTTTAACGGCGAGGAGCTCACGAGAGAAGAGATCATTGCGGGCCTGAGAAAGCGCACGATTGCCGGCGAGATCGTCCCGGTCTGCTGCGGCTCTTCCTACCGCAACAAAGGCGTTCAGCCCATGCTGGACTATGTCGTCGAGCTGCTGCCCTCCCCGCTGGATGTCCCGGCTATCACGGGCACCATCCCGGGCACGGAAGACGAGGATTCCCGTCCCGCAGATTACGACGCCCCCTTCTCTGCCCTGGCTTTCAAAATCATGGCAGACCCGTTCGTGGGCAAGCTGGCCTTCTTCCGGGTATACTCGGGCAAGCTGGCCGCCGGCTCCTATGTCTATAACTCCACGAAGGACAGAAGAGAGCGCCTTGGCCGTATCGTCAAGATGCACGCCAACCATAGAGAAGAAGTCGAAGAGGTTATGGCCGGCGATATCGCCGCAGCCGTCGGCCTCAAAGACGTGGGCACGGGCGATACCCTCTGCGATGAGAAGAATCCCATCATCCTGGAGTCCATGGTGTTCCCGGATCCGGTTATCCGCGTCGCCATCGAGCCCAAAACCAAAGCCGGCCGCGATAAGATGGGCGTTGCCCTGATGAAGCTGGCCGAGGAAGACCCGACCTTCAAGGCCTATACAGACGAGGAGACGGGCCAGACCATCATCGCCGGCATGGGCGAGCTGCATCTGGAAATTATCGTCGATCGTCTGCTCAGAGAGTATAAAGTCGAAGCGACGGTGGGCGCGCCTCAGGTTGCATACCGCGAGACCATCACCAAAGCAGTCGATTCCGAAGGCAGATACGTCCGCCAGTCCGGCGGCCGCGGTCAGTTCGGTCATTGTAAACTGCACGTCGAGCCCCAGGAGCCGGGCGCTGGCTACGAGTTCGTCAACGCCATCGTCGGCGGCGCAATCCCCAAGGAATATATCCCCAGCATCGATGCCGGTATCCAGGAAGCGGCCAAGAGCGGCATTCTGGGCGGCTACGAAGTGGTAGACTTCAAGGTTACGCTGGTGGATGGCTCCTACCACGAGGTCGACTCCTCCGAAATGGCATTCAAGATCGCCGGCTCCATGGGCATCAAGGCCGCCTTCGAAAAGGCCGCCTGCACGCTGCTCGAGCCGATGATGAAAGTCGAAGTCGTCGTTCCGGATGAATATCTGGGCGATGTCCTGGGCAACATCAATGCAAGAAGAGGCCGCGTCGAGGGCACGGAACAGCGCGGCAACTCGCAGACGATCCGCGGCATGGTTCCGCTCTCCGAGATGTTTGGCTACGCGACAGACCTGCGCTCCAGAACGCAGGGCCGCGGCAACTACACCATGCAGTTCTCGCACTATGAGCCTGTCCCCAAGAACGTCGCAGAAAAGGTTACTGGCAAGAAATAA